A genomic region of Trifolium pratense cultivar HEN17-A07 linkage group LG3, ARS_RC_1.1, whole genome shotgun sequence contains the following coding sequences:
- the LOC123915368 gene encoding putative disease resistance protein At3g14460, with translation FSALCFGLIPNKNYNGNRFPNWLRDCDLPNLVSLTLNGCGLCFHLPSLGQLSSLKELSISRCPELKKIPPQHLPSLQTLYIYECNKLEECLCLEGSPLLKELYISDCPMLKISIPKGDSMIELYLQRCDRILVNELPTSLKKFVLLGNRYVEFSDEQNLVKCTVLEVLKFDLEGIVKRPSLDLCCYNSLRNLTIKECHSSSSLPFSLHLFTNLEYLKLYDCPQLESFPSGGLPSNLTRLEIENCPKLIGSREEWGLFQLNSLKQLGVSDEFENVESFPEENLLPPTLTWLLLMNCSKLRIMNNKGFLHLNSLKSLIIINCPSLESLPEEGLPSFQLLIRECPLIREKYKKEGGERWHTISHIPVVGIDGIEQHD, from the coding sequence TTCAGTGCTCTTTGTTTTGGGTTAATCCCCAACAAAAACTACAATGGCAACCGCTTTCCAAATTGGCTAAGGGATTGTGATTTACCCAACTTAGTATCTCTTACACTGAATGGGTGTGGATTATGTTTTCATTTGCCATCACTTGGTCAACTTTCTAGTCTCAAGGAGCTTTCCATTTCACGTTGTCCCGAATTGAAAAAAATTCCGCCTCAACACCTTCCTTCTTTACAGACATTGTACATTTATGAATGCAACAAGTTGGAGGAATGTTTATGTCTTGAAGGATCTCCATTGCTTAAAGAGCTTTATATTAGTGACTGTCCCATGTTGAAGATATCAATTCCTAAGGGTGATAGTATGATAGAGTTATATCTACAGAGATGTGATCGGATTTTGGTAAATGAATTGCCGACCAGCTTGAAAAAGTTTGTCCTTTTGGGAAATCGGTACGTCGAGTTCTCCGATGAGCAAAATTTAGTAAAGTGTACCGTTCTTGAAGTGTTGAAGTTTGATTTAGAAGGAATTGTAAAACGTCCCTCTTTAGATCTGTGTTGCTATAATTCTCTTCGTAATCTTACAATAAAAGAATGTCACTCTTCCTCCTCCTTGCCTTTTTCACTACATCTGTTCACCAATCTTGAATATCTCAAGTTGTACGATTGCCCACAGCTGGAATCATTTCCAAGTGGAGGTTTGCCTTCCAACTTGACCAGACTTGAAATAGAGAATTGCCCAAAACTGATTGGTTCGAGAGAGGAGTGGGGTTTGTTCCAACTCAATTCTTTGAAACAATTGGGAGTCAGTGATGAGTTTGAAAACGTGGAGTCATTCCCAGAGGAGAATCTGCTGCCACCAACTCTTACGTGGCTTCTATTGATGAATTGTTCAAAGCTAAGAATAATGAACAACAAGGGTTTTCTCCACCTCAATTCTCTCAAATCTCTAATTATTATCAACTGCCCTAGTCTTGAGAGCTTGCCAGAGGAGGGTCTACCCAGTTTTCAATTGCTCATTCGTGAATGTCCACTAATTAGGGAGAAGTACAAAAAGGAGGGAGGAGAGCGTTGGCATACAATTAGTCACATCCCGGTTGTGGGGATTGATGGAATTGAGCAGCACGATTGA